The genomic window CTTCCATGGCGCTCGGAACGGACTACGCCCAGCAGGACTGCTCGCTCGCCCGCGCACTGGAGGTGATCGGCGAGCGGTGGAGCCTGCTCATCGTGCGCGACGCCTTCTACGGGGTGAGCCGCTTCAACGACTTCCTGGTCCACCTGGACATCCCGCGGGCGGTGCTCACGGCCCGGCTGCGCGCGCTGGTCGAGGCCGGAGTGCTCTACAAGGAGCCCTACCAGGACTCGCCCGTGCGGTACGGCTACCTGCTCACCGAGGCGGGCCTGGAGCTCTGGCCGCCCATCCACGCGCTGGCCCGCTGGGGCGAACGGCACGCCGCCGAACAGGAGTCGTACCGCGTCTTCACCCATGACACCTGCGGAAACCGGCTGAGCCCGGCCGGCCTCTGCGTGCCCTGCGGGATCGCCGTCCCCCCTGCCCACGTCATCATCCGCCCCGCCCCCCACGGCCGGCTCAGCCCGCGCACCGACCCGGTCTCCCGCGCCCTGACCCGGCCGCACCGACTGCTCACCCCGCTGTCGACGGAGAGTCGGGCGTAGCGCGGATCAGCGGGAGTGGGCCACCAGTGCGACGTCGCACCCGGCGACGGTGGCGCCCGCGGCGAAGGCCCCAGTGGCGAAGGCTCCGGCGGCGAACGCGAAGCGGACCACCTTTCCGCTCTCGGTGCGCTCCCACTCCCAGCCACCCGCCAGCGCCTGCACCATCAGCAGGCCGCGCCCCGAGGGCAGTTCGTCGCCCGGGGCGAGCATCACGGGTGCGCGCCTGGACCGGTCGGCCACCTCCACCAGTAGCCGCCGACCGGTCCAGCGCACCGTGACCCGGCACTCCCCGCCCGCGTGTTCCAGCGCATTGGTGACGACCTCACTGGCACACACCCGCAGGTCCCCCAGTGCCTCCGGGGCGAGCGGCACACCCCAGGCGACGGCCACGGCAACGATCCGGTCACGGGCGTGCCGAACGGCGCCGGCTCCCGCGGTGACCTGGAATACATCCGACTGGGGAAGGTACACGCGCTCCATGTAGGGCATCTCCTCGACGATCCAGGGAGCGGCCGAGCTACCGTTCCGCCGTCCCCGAGCGGCTGATTGACAGTCAACCGACTTACGCCGGAGAAGAGAACGGTTCATGCTGGGCGAAGCCGTGAACGACGTGAATCAGGCAGGGGGAGCTATGACTCGCACGCCGAACAGACAGCTGGCGGCACTGCTGTCGGAAGCCCGTTGGGGCAATGACCAGCTGGCCCGCGCGGTGAACCGGATCGGCCGGGACGCCGGCCTGGAACTGACATACGATCACTCTGCGGTCTCGCACTGGCTGAAAGGCGTCCGTCCGAAACCGGCCGTCCGCCCGGTGGTCGCCGAGGCGTTCAGCCGCCGGCTCGGCCGACCGGTCACCGTCCAGGAGGCCGGCCTCGGGCCGGCGCCCACCGACGGCAAGCCCGGCGCGGACCTGGTCGACCTGGTGCGCAGCGACATGGACCCGTCGCGCCGCAGCGTGCTGACCGCCGGGCTCTACTCGGCCGCGCTCCTGGTGCCCGGCTACACCGAGCTGGCGCACCGGCTGGACACCTCGAAGCAGGAGGTGCGGGCGGGGCGCACCGTGCGGATAGGAGAGAGCGAGGTGGAGACGGTCCGGGCGATGACGGTCCGGATCGCGGGGATCCTCGACGAGCTGGGCGGCGGCCACGCCCGCCCGATGAGCGCGGCATTCCTGGCCAACACGGTGATGCCGTGGCTGCAGGCCGACGGCACGCCGAAGGTCAAGCGCTCGATGCTCGCCGCCGCCTCCGACCTGGTCTACCTGACCGGGTGGATGGCCATGTACGAACGCGCCCACGGGCTGGGCCAGCAGTACTTCACCGAGGCCCTGACGCTGGCCCAGGACGGCCAGGACCACGTGACCTACTGCCGGACCCTGCGCGGCATGTCCCTGCAGGCGGCCAACCTCGGCTACGGCCCGCGTGCGCTGGAGTACGCGGACGCCGCCGCCGAGTGCGCGCCGGCCGCCGGGCCCCGGCTGACCGCGTTCCTGCGCGGCCAGCAGGCGCACGGCGCCGCCCTGGTGCAGAACCAGCGGCTGGCCTTCACCCGACTGGGTCAGACCGAGGCGGCGCTCGCCAAGGCCGACGGGCGCAACGACGCGGTGGGCGGCTACGACTGGTCCGCGTACCACTTCCACGTCAGCAGCGTGCTGTACGCGCTCGGCGACCTGCCGGGCTCGATCCAGGCGATGCAGCAGTCCAACCGCCTGCGGCCGGCCACCGAGCGCCAGGGCCGGCTGCACGCCAACGGCCTGCTGGCGGCGCGGCAGTGGGAGCTGGGGCACATCGAGGCGGCCTGCCTGACCTGGGGCGAGTTCCTGGACGACTACACCACGCTGGCCACCGCCCGCGGCGACGAGCACTTCGACGTGCTGCGGCAGAGCGTGGTGAGCCACCCGGGCAGCCGGGCGGTGCGGCGGCTGGGCGAACGCGTCCGGGTGGTGGCCGCGCAGAAGGCCGCCGGGTAGCGACGGCCGGGTGACAACGGCCGGGGTGCCACGGCCGGGTGGCGACGAGGGCGGCGGACGGCTGGGCCGGTCGGCCGGGGGACGCGAGCGGAGGCGGGTTCCCCGAGGGCGGTCGAACCGCCGCCGCCTGCTCGCAACCTGCACGGGTTTATACCCCTCAGGGGTATAGGCTCGGTCCGCTGTCCTGCCCACGTCGAGGAAGGCGG from Kitasatospora sp. NBC_01250 includes these protein-coding regions:
- a CDS encoding winged helix-turn-helix transcriptional regulator, encoding MALGTDYAQQDCSLARALEVIGERWSLLIVRDAFYGVSRFNDFLVHLDIPRAVLTARLRALVEAGVLYKEPYQDSPVRYGYLLTEAGLELWPPIHALARWGERHAAEQESYRVFTHDTCGNRLSPAGLCVPCGIAVPPAHVIIRPAPHGRLSPRTDPVSRALTRPHRLLTPLSTESRA
- a CDS encoding ATP-binding protein, with the protein product MERVYLPQSDVFQVTAGAGAVRHARDRIVAVAVAWGVPLAPEALGDLRVCASEVVTNALEHAGGECRVTVRWTGRRLLVEVADRSRRAPVMLAPGDELPSGRGLLMVQALAGGWEWERTESGKVVRFAFAAGAFATGAFAAGATVAGCDVALVAHSR